In one window of Sandaracinaceae bacterium DNA:
- a CDS encoding NmrA/HSCARG family protein, giving the protein MTTRVLVSGATGNVGGAAARSLLERGHAVRALVRDPEKPGARALADAGAELFRGDFSDRAACVDAARDMDAVIVVTSPAAGVDVEIELGRAMCESAAKAGAGHVILSSVADAQNATGIPHFDSKAAIETHLQTLGVPWTAVAPVFFYENVLFPWNVAALRDGEYRQALASDVPLKMIGLDTIGAFFAHAVERRQAHAGRHVDIAADALTGPQVAAALSQATGRPVRYVAQDLEEVRDQFEEMAVMYEWFRDVGFSADIPALRAAYPELAWTSFADWARSVDWDAALRLGGPS; this is encoded by the coding sequence ATGACGACGAGAGTCCTTGTCTCGGGCGCGACCGGAAACGTGGGAGGGGCGGCGGCGCGAAGCCTCCTCGAGCGAGGTCACGCCGTGCGCGCGCTCGTCCGAGACCCCGAGAAGCCCGGAGCGCGGGCGCTCGCAGACGCGGGCGCGGAGCTCTTCCGAGGCGACTTCTCGGATCGGGCTGCGTGCGTCGACGCGGCGCGTGACATGGACGCGGTGATCGTCGTGACGAGCCCCGCGGCCGGCGTCGACGTCGAGATCGAGCTGGGCCGCGCGATGTGCGAGTCCGCGGCGAAGGCGGGCGCGGGTCACGTCATCCTCTCCTCGGTGGCCGACGCGCAGAACGCCACGGGCATCCCGCACTTCGACAGCAAGGCGGCCATCGAGACCCACCTGCAGACCCTCGGGGTGCCGTGGACCGCGGTGGCGCCGGTGTTCTTCTACGAGAACGTGCTCTTCCCGTGGAACGTCGCGGCGCTGCGGGACGGCGAGTACCGTCAGGCGCTGGCGTCCGATGTGCCGCTGAAGATGATCGGCCTCGACACCATCGGCGCCTTCTTCGCGCACGCCGTCGAGCGGCGGCAGGCGCACGCTGGACGGCACGTCGACATCGCGGCCGACGCGCTCACCGGCCCGCAGGTCGCCGCCGCGCTGAGCCAGGCGACGGGCCGGCCGGTGCGGTACGTCGCGCAGGACCTCGAGGAGGTTCGGGACCAGTTCGAGGAGATGGCCGTGATGTACGAGTGGTTCCGGGACGTGGGCTTCAGCGCGGACATCCCCGCCCTGCGCGCGGCCTACCCCGAGCTCGCGTGGACCTCGTTCGCCGACTGGGCCCGTTCGGTGGACTGGGACGCCGCGCTGCGCCTCGGAGGCCCGTCATGA
- a CDS encoding FG-GAP-like repeat-containing protein, whose translation MNRAPISPIGAAFAVLACWSLACGSPTPPPPVDAGSGEDAFTPPPTPDAGPAYVRRPPPDAVTVAELAGVEVEVPDALFDHLPDRMGGGVCPLDLDGVPPMDLAFALRTGVRLYAASAPLAYVDVTEAYALDADSAMGCLAFDAEGDGDTDLLVTDRGAIRLFEREGGGFTEHTERLGLTLDPRDVYTSAAAGDVDGDGDIDLLVAGNIRYDTANFDALCEPYCGSMLTIHDAIPNLLLARDGDGYEDVTWELAPELTVAEMTLVVAITDLNGDDAVDLYVGNDLGGTYHDRALSREADGVYRDHYLRIGLGHDARGFGNCTMGFSSADVDGDGRIDHVVTSFANDPTTLFLCGDDGWCEPQRAEVSGTDATRASFRWGAMLVDLDLDGRPELFEATGHIFSDAELESSGELRDQPANLMWNVDGAFEPVEASAEDGRATPRSTRGVAYTDVDLDGRPDVVLAPAVGRPAILRNTWESAGRALWVSLRGRAPNADALGARVRVHTSEGVLVQDRRAGEGYLGSFDPRLVFGVPRGRPVDVEVRWPSGETSWTRDVRGGDVTIRE comes from the coding sequence GTGAACCGTGCGCCGATCTCGCCGATCGGGGCGGCCTTCGCGGTCTTGGCTTGTTGGTCTCTCGCGTGCGGGTCCCCCACCCCGCCGCCGCCCGTCGACGCGGGCAGCGGGGAGGACGCGTTCACCCCGCCGCCCACTCCAGACGCGGGGCCGGCGTACGTGCGGAGGCCGCCGCCGGACGCGGTCACCGTCGCCGAGCTCGCGGGCGTCGAGGTCGAGGTGCCGGACGCCCTCTTCGATCATCTGCCCGACCGCATGGGCGGTGGCGTGTGCCCCCTCGATCTCGACGGGGTGCCGCCGATGGATCTCGCCTTCGCGCTGCGGACCGGGGTGAGGCTCTACGCGGCGTCCGCGCCGCTGGCGTACGTCGACGTGACCGAGGCGTACGCGCTCGACGCGGACAGCGCGATGGGCTGCCTCGCCTTCGACGCCGAGGGGGACGGGGACACGGACCTCCTGGTGACGGACCGCGGCGCGATCCGGCTCTTCGAGCGAGAGGGAGGCGGCTTCACGGAGCACACCGAGCGGCTCGGGCTGACCCTGGACCCGCGCGACGTCTACACCTCGGCCGCCGCGGGCGACGTGGACGGAGACGGCGACATCGACCTGCTCGTCGCGGGCAACATCCGCTACGACACCGCGAACTTCGACGCGCTCTGCGAGCCCTACTGCGGCAGCATGCTCACCATTCACGACGCCATCCCGAACCTGCTGCTGGCGCGGGACGGGGACGGCTACGAGGACGTGACCTGGGAGCTGGCCCCCGAGCTGACGGTGGCGGAGATGACGCTCGTCGTCGCGATCACCGACCTGAACGGCGACGACGCCGTCGACCTCTACGTGGGCAATGATCTGGGCGGGACGTACCACGACCGCGCGTTGAGCCGGGAGGCGGACGGCGTCTACCGCGACCACTACCTCCGCATCGGGCTCGGCCACGACGCGCGCGGCTTCGGCAACTGCACGATGGGGTTCTCGAGCGCCGACGTGGACGGCGACGGTCGGATCGACCACGTCGTGACGAGCTTCGCCAACGACCCGACCACGCTCTTCCTGTGCGGCGACGACGGCTGGTGCGAGCCGCAGCGCGCCGAGGTCTCGGGCACCGACGCCACCCGCGCCTCCTTCCGGTGGGGCGCGATGCTCGTCGACCTCGATCTCGACGGCCGCCCGGAGCTCTTCGAGGCCACGGGCCACATCTTCAGCGACGCGGAGCTCGAGAGCTCGGGGGAGCTGCGCGACCAGCCCGCGAACCTGATGTGGAACGTCGATGGCGCCTTCGAGCCCGTCGAGGCGAGCGCGGAGGACGGACGCGCCACGCCCCGGAGCACGCGCGGCGTCGCCTACACCGACGTCGATCTCGACGGCCGGCCGGACGTGGTGCTCGCCCCCGCGGTCGGGCGGCCGGCGATCCTGCGGAACACCTGGGAGTCCGCGGGCCGGGCCCTGTGGGTGAGCCTCCGAGGCCGCGCGCCCAACGCCGACGCGCTCGGCGCGCGCGTGCGAGTGCACACCTCGGAGGGGGTGCTGGTCCAGGATCGCCGCGCGGGTGAGGGCTACCTCGGGAGCTTCGATCCGCGGCTCGTCTTCGGGGTCCCGCGCGGGCGCCCGGTCGACGTCGAGGTGCGGTGGCCGAGCGGAGAGACCTCCTGGACGCGCGACGTGCGAGGAGGCGACGTGACGATCCGCGAGTGA
- a CDS encoding PilZ domain-containing protein, which yields MALLLPHRRRGCIRRGWSTACEAVRLDGFVRVSDRIVDLSHRGASLIADGLVREGDEIVLTFRAPRSRAWIDALAEVRRVERDGTFGVRFTELEWEARAALFVELAGVPPRVPRARILPDYAASVRRIAASSRARL from the coding sequence ATGGCCCTCCTCCTCCCTCATCGCCGCCGGGGCTGCATCCGGCGTGGCTGGTCCACGGCGTGTGAAGCGGTGCGCCTCGACGGCTTCGTGCGCGTCAGCGACCGCATCGTCGATCTGTCTCACCGCGGCGCGTCGCTCATCGCGGACGGCCTGGTGCGCGAAGGGGACGAGATCGTCCTGACGTTCCGCGCGCCGCGATCGCGCGCGTGGATCGACGCCCTGGCGGAGGTGCGCCGGGTCGAGCGCGACGGCACCTTCGGCGTCCGCTTCACCGAGCTCGAGTGGGAGGCCCGCGCCGCGCTCTTCGTCGAGCTGGCCGGGGTCCCGCCTCGCGTGCCGAGGGCGCGCATCCTCCCCGACTACGCGGCCTCCGTGCGCCGCATCGCCGCCTCTTCTCGCGCGAGGCTGTGA
- a CDS encoding LysR family transcriptional regulator has protein sequence MARFSDVDVFLAVASAGSFRQAAHRLEVTKSTVSRAVARLEAHLGAPLFVRDQRALRLTEAGLEYRAFAAAAAAALDEGERAVEASSGTIRGTLRVSAPRALGEVCVAEMLGAFLDRHPQVSVELALSDDLVRFSTENVDVAIRAGRELPDSDLSARRLARCRIVAVATPERAAALDGSSPIPLVDFSMPDGTVREAFPGEPRASRRFRVNDYLAMRRVILSGRAVGVLSELLVARDLRAGRLVRVERGRTLPTASYWALYGPGRRAPAKVRALVDHLALGFASQVTE, from the coding sequence ATGGCGCGCTTCTCTGACGTCGACGTCTTCCTCGCGGTGGCGAGCGCGGGCTCGTTCCGGCAAGCCGCTCATCGCCTCGAGGTCACCAAGTCGACGGTGAGCCGCGCCGTCGCGAGGCTCGAGGCGCATCTCGGCGCTCCGCTCTTCGTCCGGGATCAGCGCGCCCTGCGTCTCACGGAGGCCGGGCTCGAGTATCGGGCCTTCGCGGCGGCGGCGGCGGCGGCGCTGGACGAAGGCGAGCGGGCGGTCGAGGCGTCCAGCGGGACCATTCGCGGCACGCTGCGCGTGTCGGCGCCGCGCGCCCTCGGCGAGGTCTGCGTCGCGGAGATGCTCGGCGCGTTCCTCGATCGCCACCCTCAGGTGTCGGTGGAGCTCGCGCTCAGCGACGACCTCGTGCGCTTCTCGACGGAGAACGTCGACGTGGCGATCCGGGCCGGGCGCGAGCTGCCGGACTCGGATCTCAGCGCGCGTCGGCTGGCTCGCTGTCGCATCGTCGCGGTCGCCACGCCGGAGCGCGCCGCCGCCCTCGACGGCTCGTCCCCCATCCCGCTGGTGGATTTCTCGATGCCCGACGGGACGGTGCGCGAGGCCTTCCCGGGCGAGCCACGGGCCTCGCGTCGCTTCAGGGTGAACGACTACCTGGCCATGCGGCGCGTGATCCTGAGCGGCCGCGCGGTGGGCGTCCTGAGCGAGCTGCTCGTCGCGCGCGACCTGCGCGCGGGGCGGCTCGTGCGCGTCGAGCGGGGGCGGACCCTGCCCACCGCCAGCTACTGGGCGCTCTACGGACCCGGGCGACGCGCGCCGGCCAAGGTCCGCGCCCTGGTCGATCACCTGGCGCTCGGGTTCGCGAGCCAGGTGACCGAGTGA
- a CDS encoding YkgJ family cysteine cluster protein, which produces MSEPVELDCLTCGACCRTGHDGRILVPADDLVRWRRLGREDLVQATQPGHFGERAFATHADGTCVHLGTPESVNACQIYEIRGTTCREFERGSRQCLEFRRDFGVSR; this is translated from the coding sequence GTGAGCGAGCCGGTCGAGCTCGACTGTCTCACCTGCGGCGCCTGCTGCCGCACGGGTCACGACGGACGCATCCTCGTGCCCGCGGACGATCTCGTGCGATGGCGTCGGCTCGGCCGCGAGGACCTCGTCCAGGCCACCCAGCCCGGCCATTTCGGGGAGCGCGCCTTCGCCACCCACGCGGACGGAACCTGCGTGCACCTCGGCACCCCCGAGAGCGTCAACGCGTGTCAGATCTACGAGATCCGCGGCACGACCTGCCGCGAGTTCGAGCGCGGCTCGCGTCAGTGCCTCGAGTTCCGACGCGACTTCGGCGTCTCCCGATAG
- a CDS encoding penicillin-insensitive murein endopeptidase: MRRFAVLLVLLSVASLASVASATPRGEGGREARSPRAHRSRSIGLAWRGRLARGVKLRESARVRYVGEYAEAGNHWGTWQLVQLLERAAARVEQRLPGAKLSIGEISAREGGHIDGHRSHQSGRDVDIGFYMTDANGRPYDAFAFARFGADGVGRGPNAMLRFDDARNWELVAKLVADGDARVQHIFVSNALRRRLLREGRRRGAPRVLLDRASRVMGQPSGHPHDNHFHVRVYCNPRERPRCEDRGPFHPWYPGRPPRR, encoded by the coding sequence ATGCGCCGCTTCGCCGTCCTGCTCGTGCTCCTCTCCGTGGCTTCGCTCGCTTCGGTCGCTTCGGCGACCCCGCGGGGCGAGGGGGGACGCGAGGCGAGGAGCCCGCGCGCGCACCGGAGCCGCTCGATCGGCCTGGCCTGGCGCGGCCGCCTGGCGCGAGGCGTGAAGCTCCGCGAGAGCGCGCGCGTGCGGTACGTCGGCGAATACGCAGAGGCCGGCAACCACTGGGGCACGTGGCAGCTCGTGCAGCTCCTCGAGCGCGCGGCGGCCCGGGTCGAGCAGCGCCTCCCGGGCGCGAAGCTGTCGATCGGCGAGATCAGCGCCCGCGAAGGCGGACACATCGATGGCCACCGCAGCCACCAGTCGGGGCGTGACGTCGACATCGGCTTCTACATGACCGACGCGAACGGCCGCCCCTACGACGCGTTCGCCTTCGCCCGCTTCGGCGCCGATGGGGTCGGGCGCGGCCCGAACGCGATGCTCCGCTTCGACGACGCCCGGAACTGGGAGCTGGTCGCGAAGCTGGTGGCCGACGGCGACGCCCGCGTGCAGCACATCTTCGTCTCGAACGCGCTGCGCCGCCGGCTGCTCCGCGAAGGCCGCCGACGGGGCGCGCCGCGGGTGCTGCTCGACCGGGCGTCACGCGTGATGGGCCAGCCGAGCGGCCATCCCCACGACAACCACTTCCACGTGCGCGTGTACTGCAACCCGCGCGAGCGCCCCCGCTGCGAAGACCGCGGACCGTTTCATCCGTGGTACCCGGGTCGTCCGCCGCGTCGGTAG
- a CDS encoding MATE family efflux transporter, with the protein MRLAWPIVVSTLSYSVMTLSDTLFVGRLGASALAGVGLGGVAAFTIMCFGFGLMRGVKILASQAVGAGRPGRAATWLSGGLVFAVALGVVMLGVGRLVAGQLHHLTASLAAADAAETYLAIRMLAAPIVLTYVALREHRYGLGDTRKPMVASIAGNLVNVALDYVLIVHLGWGVAGAAWSTLVGHSVELSVLALRVPWTLSPVRVADLRALWTVGLPTALQFWLEVGSFALLTTIISTTGELQLAAHQIALQVVHFCFLPTVALAEAAGVLTGHAVGAGEVRLVRRVARLAGTVGLVYMTACTVGLVVGAPFIASVFTEDPALRAVTVGLLWAGALFQIADGAAVIARGVLRGTGDVRYPALIGIVAAWVCTPPAAWLLGSVLGLGALGGWIGLCFEISAAAILFWWRLERLGWLPHARRSRARQREESRLTIAVA; encoded by the coding sequence ATGCGGCTGGCGTGGCCGATCGTCGTCTCGACGCTGAGCTACAGCGTCATGACGCTCTCCGACACGCTCTTCGTCGGTCGGCTCGGGGCGTCGGCGCTCGCGGGCGTCGGGCTGGGCGGCGTCGCCGCCTTCACGATCATGTGCTTCGGGTTCGGGCTGATGCGGGGCGTGAAGATCCTCGCGAGCCAGGCGGTGGGCGCGGGCCGTCCCGGGCGCGCCGCGACCTGGCTGAGCGGCGGGCTCGTCTTCGCCGTCGCGCTCGGCGTGGTGATGCTCGGCGTCGGTCGACTCGTCGCGGGCCAGCTGCACCACCTGACCGCGAGCCTGGCGGCGGCGGACGCGGCCGAGACCTACCTCGCGATCCGCATGCTCGCGGCGCCGATCGTGCTGACCTACGTCGCGCTCCGCGAGCACCGCTACGGGCTCGGCGACACGCGCAAACCGATGGTCGCCTCGATCGCGGGCAACCTCGTCAACGTCGCGCTCGACTACGTGCTCATCGTGCACCTCGGCTGGGGGGTGGCGGGCGCCGCCTGGTCGACCCTGGTGGGGCACTCGGTGGAGCTGTCGGTCCTCGCGCTCCGCGTGCCGTGGACCCTCTCGCCCGTGCGCGTCGCGGATCTCCGCGCGCTGTGGACGGTCGGCCTGCCCACCGCGCTCCAGTTCTGGCTCGAGGTGGGCTCGTTCGCGCTGCTGACCACGATCATCTCGACCACGGGTGAGCTTCAGCTCGCGGCGCATCAGATCGCGCTGCAGGTCGTGCACTTCTGCTTCTTGCCCACGGTGGCGCTGGCGGAGGCGGCGGGCGTGCTCACCGGGCACGCGGTCGGCGCGGGCGAGGTGCGTCTCGTCAGGCGGGTCGCGAGGCTCGCGGGCACCGTCGGGCTCGTCTACATGACGGCTTGCACGGTGGGGCTCGTCGTCGGCGCGCCGTTCATCGCCTCCGTCTTCACCGAGGATCCCGCGCTTCGGGCCGTCACCGTCGGCTTGCTCTGGGCGGGCGCGCTCTTCCAGATCGCGGACGGCGCGGCGGTGATCGCGCGGGGCGTGCTCCGCGGGACGGGGGACGTGCGCTACCCCGCCCTGATCGGCATCGTGGCCGCGTGGGTGTGCACGCCTCCGGCCGCGTGGCTGCTCGGGAGCGTGCTCGGCCTCGGGGCGCTCGGCGGCTGGATCGGCCTCTGCTTCGAGATCTCCGCCGCGGCGATCTTGTTCTGGTGGCGCCTCGAGCGGCTGGGCTGGCTCCCGCACGCGCGTCGCTCGCGGGCGCGCCAGCGAGAGGAGTCCAGGCTGACGATCGCGGTGGCGTAG
- a CDS encoding lysyl oxidase family protein, translated as MRWTTPLAWALALAGCGAPLDVPPEGGMDGGMDASRAREAGIDFDAAACERDARCLPPLGPPPVAGCNPELGVECDGDWTGSDPRTGELYCDPACAAAECCAPRDGRFQCVARGADGACPAADVFVDARVIDGLYTIEEQTFAESDCAIAEGCVGGSRGRRLLRFEVATPNHGDADVFLGAAPELGVSTPLFEWSACHAHHHFPGYADYELLTADGCCAVVRGRKQSFCLTDLLRDRPDMGAEEPAYDCGYQGIQRGWRDVYAAGLDCQWLDITGVPSGEYVLRVRLNTDHALLESDYQNNEALVPVTIP; from the coding sequence ATGAGGTGGACGACCCCGCTGGCGTGGGCGCTCGCGCTCGCTGGCTGCGGCGCCCCGCTGGACGTCCCACCCGAGGGCGGCATGGACGGTGGCATGGACGCCTCCCGCGCCCGCGAGGCCGGGATCGACTTCGACGCCGCCGCCTGCGAGCGCGACGCGCGCTGCCTCCCGCCGCTCGGCCCTCCGCCCGTCGCGGGCTGCAACCCCGAGCTCGGCGTCGAGTGCGACGGGGACTGGACGGGCTCGGACCCGCGCACGGGCGAGCTGTATTGCGATCCCGCGTGCGCGGCGGCGGAGTGCTGCGCACCGCGAGACGGGCGGTTCCAGTGCGTGGCGCGCGGCGCCGACGGCGCGTGTCCCGCCGCGGACGTGTTCGTCGACGCCCGCGTGATCGATGGGCTCTACACCATCGAGGAGCAGACCTTCGCCGAGTCCGACTGCGCGATCGCGGAGGGGTGCGTGGGAGGCTCGCGCGGCCGGCGGCTCCTGCGCTTCGAGGTCGCGACGCCGAACCACGGGGACGCCGACGTCTTCCTCGGCGCGGCGCCCGAGCTGGGGGTGAGCACGCCCCTGTTCGAGTGGAGCGCGTGCCACGCGCATCACCACTTCCCCGGCTACGCCGACTACGAGCTGCTCACCGCCGACGGCTGCTGCGCGGTGGTGCGTGGACGAAAGCAGTCTTTCTGTCTCACGGATCTCCTGCGCGATCGACCGGACATGGGCGCCGAGGAGCCCGCCTACGACTGCGGCTACCAGGGGATCCAGCGCGGCTGGCGCGACGTCTACGCGGCCGGGCTCGACTGCCAGTGGCTCGACATCACGGGCGTCCCGTCGGGCGAGTACGTGCTGCGCGTTCGGCTCAACACCGATCACGCGCTGCTCGAGTCGGACTACCAGAACAACGAGGCCCTCGTCCCCGTCACGATCCCTTGA
- a CDS encoding 2-hydroxychromene-2-carboxylate isomerase, with amino-acid sequence MSESSTVDFYFDVGSPYTYLAATQIDGLVERTGATVVWKPMLLGGVFQLTGNAPPARVAAKGKWMLSDLSLWAERYGVPFHMNPHFPVNTLSAQRALTAAEELHGQEAMQKLARVFMDGMWVERADMSDGDELAFRVNRAGGDAGKLMRRVGEDELKQKLKDVTQEAVDRGAFGSPSFFVGERLFFGNDRLDLLERHLKPQA; translated from the coding sequence ATGAGCGAGTCCTCCACGGTCGACTTCTACTTCGACGTCGGCAGCCCCTACACCTACCTCGCCGCCACCCAGATCGACGGGCTGGTGGAGCGCACGGGGGCCACCGTCGTGTGGAAGCCGATGCTCCTGGGCGGGGTCTTCCAGCTGACGGGGAACGCGCCACCCGCGCGGGTGGCCGCCAAGGGCAAGTGGATGCTCTCGGACCTGTCGCTCTGGGCGGAGCGCTACGGGGTGCCGTTCCACATGAACCCGCACTTCCCCGTCAACACGCTCTCGGCCCAGCGGGCGCTGACCGCGGCGGAGGAGCTGCACGGGCAGGAGGCGATGCAGAAGCTCGCCCGCGTCTTCATGGACGGCATGTGGGTGGAGCGCGCCGACATGTCCGACGGGGACGAGCTGGCCTTCCGCGTCAACCGCGCGGGCGGGGACGCGGGGAAGCTCATGCGCCGCGTCGGAGAGGACGAGCTGAAGCAGAAGCTGAAGGACGTCACCCAGGAGGCGGTCGATCGCGGCGCCTTCGGCTCGCCGTCGTTCTTCGTCGGTGAGCGGCTGTTCTTCGGCAACGACCGGCTCGATCTGCTCGAGCGACACCTGAAGCCCCAGGCGTGA
- a CDS encoding VOC family protein, with protein sequence MIDIRKVDHVGIRVRDKARSVAFYEALGFVTLADGGFEQGHPIIMEHPSGVVLNLLGPATGEPGPNVLMDVETKHPGYTHVSFRVGSLAAVRAFLEAREIPITGQFSFGDLSAIFIRDPDGSVIELDEYAGEEPTTRAKPDDDFAAYRDHE encoded by the coding sequence ATGATCGACATCCGCAAGGTGGATCACGTGGGCATCCGCGTCCGGGACAAGGCGCGCTCCGTCGCGTTCTACGAGGCGCTCGGCTTCGTGACCCTCGCCGACGGCGGCTTCGAGCAGGGGCACCCCATCATCATGGAGCACCCGAGCGGCGTGGTGCTCAACCTCCTCGGCCCGGCCACGGGCGAGCCCGGCCCCAACGTCCTGATGGACGTGGAGACGAAGCATCCGGGCTACACCCACGTCTCCTTCCGCGTCGGGTCGCTGGCCGCGGTCCGCGCGTTCCTGGAGGCGCGCGAGATCCCCATCACGGGTCAGTTCTCGTTCGGGGATCTGAGCGCCATCTTCATTCGCGACCCGGACGGGAGCGTGATCGAGCTCGACGAGTACGCCGGCGAGGAGCCGACGACCCGCGCGAAGCCCGACGACGACTTCGCCGCCTATCGCGACCACGAGTGA